A single genomic interval of Hemibagrus wyckioides isolate EC202008001 linkage group LG13, SWU_Hwy_1.0, whole genome shotgun sequence harbors:
- the rpl38 gene encoding 60S ribosomal protein L38 isoform X1: MVRRSGPEHAHKLRSSTDYINTFIYPRKIEEIKDFLLTARRKDAKSVKIKKNKDNVKFKVRCSRYLYTLVITDKEKAEKLKQSLPPGLAVKELK, from the exons ATGGTGAGGCGGAGCGGTCCTGAGCACGCGCACAAACTTCGGTCTTCAACCGattatataaacacatttatttat CCGCGCAAAATTGAAGAAATTAAAGATTTCCTGCTGACGGCCAGGAGGAAGGATGCCAAAT ctGTTAAGATCAAGAAGAACAAGGACAATGTGAAGTTTAAGGTGCGCTGCAGCAGATACCTGTACACACTCGTCATCACAGACAAGGAGAAGGCTGAGAAGCTTAAACAGTCTCTGCCACCAG gtctggCAGTGAAGGAGCTGAAGTAG
- the rpl38 gene encoding 60S ribosomal protein L38 isoform X2, with product MPRKIEEIKDFLLTARRKDAKSVKIKKNKDNVKFKVRCSRYLYTLVITDKEKAEKLKQSLPPGLAVKELK from the exons ATG CCGCGCAAAATTGAAGAAATTAAAGATTTCCTGCTGACGGCCAGGAGGAAGGATGCCAAAT ctGTTAAGATCAAGAAGAACAAGGACAATGTGAAGTTTAAGGTGCGCTGCAGCAGATACCTGTACACACTCGTCATCACAGACAAGGAGAAGGCTGAGAAGCTTAAACAGTCTCTGCCACCAG gtctggCAGTGAAGGAGCTGAAGTAG